ttttcatgtgtctgttagccatctggatgtcttctttggagatgtgtctattcatgtcttttacccatgtcttcactagattatttgttttttgatgcaCCCGTCATTTCtgagtttgtttcttgtttcataAATCTTTCAGAAATTACATTGGCCtggagaaaatatattcaatatccCATTGTTATAGTGGTAAACCTCAGCATTGGTAGGTCTGTTGCAGATTCCTACATGTGAAAACACTCTTCACCTAATGTACCTTGACTCCCAGAAAGGCAACAGAAGCAGAGATGTCACACACAAAGAGTTTGGAGTATCGCACACAAGACCTCAActccaaatggaagaaaaagtccTGCAACCACCACAATCTGAAATGAAAGTCAACATATGGGAAATAAAGCCTCCTGATTTCAGTTACAAACTGTATACATCTTTGAGATTTCCAGAAAAACCATCAAGGATTATTAAGGAAAaacaagggagggaaaaaaaagttaatttcccAGAAACAATGCTTCACCTGCCCAGCATAAGGAATCATCCCAAGAAGGCCATATCTCCAGAGTTTATAACTACATTCCCACATATGGATTCAAATGAAGTGAAGTTAATGTTTGTGAAGAGTGGAAAGTTTCCAAATGGTGTATACCTCAATCCAAAACCACACGACTTTCGACAGGTACAAAAAGCATTtgaatcaagaaaacaaaacagataaggagaaatacatattattttttactcATTTCTTAATTATGACTACTATTACATGAGCAAAAaggtatgtacatataatatgtgTAAGTCTGCATCTTGATTTCCCAAGAAACAATACAATTCAAATTCAGCAATAAGTGACAGAAGATAGAGGTAAGACCCTGGTTAATGTTTCTGATGTGGTTTTATCTATCATGTAGATGGCCTTTCTTAGTTTTGAGAATAGTTCGGGCTTAGATGTGATTGGAGAACAGATCTCAATTGCCATTTTACAATCTAGAAGTAATAGAATCAATTcatggaatgaatggatgaataaataaaaattgacaaagGCGGTATCACATTACTTTCATTAATCTTTCCAGTGCTTAATAATCTAAATAATATGTGGGCAAGAATTAGATTCATAATTAAAATGATGGCGGGGAACATATATTTAAGGAGATTCAAATGATTCAAAATGTTGTTCCTctagaatatgaatatattttatcctTAGGTCTATAATTTAACACATAAATGTGACTCTTGCTTAGTAATGAGAGAAGCAATAAGActgataaaacaaacaagaaaaatagctacaaaaaagaataaatttattccagtggaaaacataagaaaatataactTGCCCTCTGGGATCAGTTTATCTATCCTTGCTCTCTTACTGTCTAATAATTTTGGACAAGTTATTAAGCCTCTTATTTATAACATGGGATAACAATACTTCATATTATATGGCTCTTTTAAGTAATGAAGGAGACAATTATACATAAAGTGCTTACAACAGGGTCTTCGAGGTCTGTTGAGGCATTCAATGAATGTTAACTGTTAGGAGCTCTTAGGATAAAAGCTAGAAGATCAAGAAGCCTTGATGTATAACCTTCTTTACTCATTTAAAGCATGTACATCTTTCTATTTGCAGTAAATGGAGTATATTACTTTTGGAAATGAGAGGAAGTCAGTTAAATCGCAAATGTCATTgctttattcaaaaattttactaGTTACGGTTGCAATTATAAGACATGAATAAGTAAAGTTCAAGGAATGGAGACATTCTGATTTTCGctgaattaatttgtttttatgaaaaagtGAATTGGAGACAGTGCAATATAAACTGTGCAACCACCAGATGTCAgtataatgttttttaaactaaGTGCTTCAATTGTATTTGACTGAAGAGTGAAAATCTTGTATCAGGATTTCTGTTGAGACTGAATATTTTCCTATTTGCCTGGGGCAGAAACTAGAGTCATTCACTAGGATGACTCTAACTTCTGCTTGATCTCATCTTTTTATGCCACAATGATTCAGCTTTCAAACAGAGACgtttgtggtattttatttaattttagcttCTGGAAGTATACAGATGCTATTTCAGATCATATTAGTTCATTTAAACTGTCTTTAAAAAGTACTTTGTGGTATAGTTTGCTGAAAACAACCAGTAATTACTCTATTCCAGTCTCAGCAAATTCTTTTAGCTTTGTTAAATATTACGTCCTTGAAATAAACTTAGCTccagaaataaaacatgtaaccTTACTGGCATTTAAGATTAAATGCAAATTTCGATTAGATTCCTTTAATTTCATGctgtttaaaatgttatttctgattTATTCACATGAGGATATTTGAAGTACTCTGTTCTACTATAAAATGAATTGGTTATACAGTATCTTGAATTGGATTATTTCAGATGTTCATACACAAGTTTTAAATGCTATAACAAAATCATCAAAATTGCATTTTACCAGTGAAATAATTAATGCTTGTAAAAATCACATTCCAAATGTAATGTTAGTAATAAACAGTATTTATGTTTAATCTTCTCTTTACATATCTAGTATCAACATAATTTACCAAACTTTGTGACAACTTTTGAAAGGGACCCTTTTGGATTAAAATTTAAGTCCAGACACTTAAGTACAGGTAAGTCATTATCATGAAGTTATGAACACAGCAAAAAACAAACTTTCTGCGTTATATCTTAATACTAAATCTTGTAAAAACATATCACTAAAATGGTGTTTTTTAACCTATCACCTTTAATaatatggtaatttttttaaatgcccactTAATTAATGGAAACAATGCACTTACTTTGTTATCTACaacttttaatatgctgttgaagaTTGAGTTTTTAAGTCAAAGTGTTTTGTATAGAGAACCAATAGAGTAAGTGCTTCGGAGTATAGACCAAGAAGCAAGCTGCATAGCTTTGAATCTTGTCTTCACTATCCCCAAGTTACCTAAACTGTCTATTTATTGGTTTACCCATCTATAAATGGGAATGGCAATAACTGAATCTCTATCATGGAATTATTGTGAGCATTAAATCTATCATACATATTTCGATCATATATAATGTTTACATAGCACATGTTGTCGTGTACATGgtaaatacatacaaacacacactttATTACTGTGGTGCCATGTGAATAGTGCTTGTCTAGAGTTAACTTGTATTATACAGTGTTACGTATTTGGACAAGAGTGATAATACATGCATGCTATATTTACATACTGTAGTTATatatcagttaaaaaaaacaatatgatcTTAATGGTGGTTGTCTGTGAGTAATGGGAACatggttgaattttattttcttcttttaaaaattggaatcaagtatttaaacaaaaatttttaatatttatttatttttgagagagagagagacagagcatgagcaggggaggagcagagagagagagagagagagagacataatctgaagcaggctccaggctccaagctgtcagcacagagcccgacatggggctagaactcatgaaccgtgagatcatgacctgagccgaagtcagacgcttaatgactgagacacccaggcacccctagaatcaAGTAGTTTTACAATTATGAAGTtaagataatttatttctaaatgacgTACATGTTTTAGCATAGATTATATCGATAAAAGTCTTGTCTGTGTGTATAATTAAAATGGGACACGTCAACTTTTCTTACTATATATATAAGTCACTATGGAAAAAAATGCCAAGGAAACTTTATAAGACCCAGACTCTGATATCAAGAAATTTGTAAGCAAAATTTAAGGTAGAATGCAAAATATGCCATTGAAATCACAAAGCACTACTGAGAAGTTTAAAAAGAGATTTCCAGGGAAATAAAAGGTGGGATTAGAATTAGAGTTTGAAGAACATTAATTCCTGTAGAAATGGTGGGCAGGATAAGCAACATTTTATTTAGATCTGCATTATAAATTGTCCATCAATTTGTCACTCCTAGGCCCTGATTTCCTACTATATTCTGAGAGATATGAACAAAGACCTATGTAATTGTTATGTTTCTCATTTGTCTCCATATCTTTAGTACGTGGGTGTCAGTCGCTGAAAGATGATAAACAGAAGAACAATATAGAAAGATTTATCACTTACAAGCCTCATGAATGCACCTGGGACCCACAGCTAATTTTACCAAAAGCCCCATGGCCCATTCAATCAGCTTCATACATGGTGAgcgtgactctttttttttaatgtttatttatttttgagacagagagagacagagcatgaacgggggagggtcagagagagagggagacacagaatctgaagcaggctccaggctctgagctgtcagcacagagcccggtgtggggcttgtactcaggagccgtgagatcatgacgtgagccgaagtcggacactcaactgactgagccacccaggcgccccataagcatGACTCTTTTTCTACAGCTGTTGGGAAATGTCTCCAACACTGTTATTAATGATTGCCTTGatgtaagaatttttaatttattgttagcGTATATAGTGAAAGATATTCTTGTTTTGTAAAGTAAAGCAGAACTATCTctgctttttcttaaaaagcaaacagGGAAATATCTAgaattttggatttattttcttcgTACAAAGATAGTTGGTAGGGTGGATTGAGGCCTGCACATTGTGAAGAATTTTCCCCAAGTTTACTCCCACCTCATTTGGAGCAGCCCATTGAGTGAATTGCACTCAAGTAAGAAGGCCTGACAAGAAGACTTTGTCATACAGTCATTGCAAGATGTTGAGAAAACAAACGTTTACCGGGGCTCAAATTCCACCCTGGACAAGTAAGGCTGCTTTGTATCCCTGTACAACCAAAAACAGCAAGATGTGCATGTGGCACACAGAGCAAGCTTTTAAAGCAAAGATCATTACatagcaattttaaaaagataaacaattaaAGTCAGTACATGTTTGTTTTCACTAACTTCCTTTGTGTAATCTTCCTTAAGAGACACAGAAGGCAACGAGATGTGTACAGTGCATTTATGGATCGTGTGGAAGAGAAGTTTACCCAAACATGCAAGAACAGGTGGGCAAACACTTCAAGCTTTGTTGCTGAACACTTACATTAACTTGTTAGAGTTGCTGCTCAAATGATCCTTTCAATAATACGTTCTTTATCCCATAGAAGCTCTATCACAAGaactataaatgaaatatttgcatGATTATTAAACCATTTTAAGTGGAGTCTGAAAGAATCCAATTCCTTGATCCAAGATGAATTATTATTTCTCCTAGGTTCAGTGGAATCCTGGAAAACTGTCAGTGACTGTGTCTGTCCCTATCCCTTCAGGCTTTATTATTCTAGATCATTTCTGCCCACATGCCAATAGTTACAATCTGCACCTCCTTGCCCAAGGCTCTCCCTGGCTGCCGTCAGAAGTGCTGGGGGTTAATATCTCCCAGCTGCAGCCCTCAGGTAATAGTGGAGGCGATTGTTTTATGCTGCTCCCCAGCGTCCTCCAGGTGGCTAACCTCCAGTTGTTCCGTAGCTACTTCACTCTGTTGGCTTCCTTCCTATCTCACTGACCCACGTGCTTACCTTGCCACCATTTTACCTTCATCTGGAGACCACCTCTGGTAGGACCAGAGTTTTGGCTAAGCGTCTGCTTCTGGGGACACCTAAATCATGACACCCTAAGGCAGTAGTGTAATGATCTTAGAAGGCAGAAAGCCTGGCTTTGAATCCCAGCCTGACTACATGATCTTGGACCGATTATGCAACCACACTCAACCTCagttcttcacctgtaaaatttgaataatatatGCTGTCCCAGATGCAGACAAGGGGGTGGTCACCTTATAGCTGACTCACCTTATAGCTTCCCTTACCTCTCTTTATTAGCTTGTAAATATCATCTATGGGAAAGAGGTGGGAGGGCAGATTAATAGACTGAATAGAGTTTGGGTTTGAGATTTGGTAAAAAATGGACTCAAATTCTAACCAAATCACCTATAAATATAATCTTGGATGATTTGCTTAAGTTTTCTGAAT
This sequence is a window from Prionailurus bengalensis isolate Pbe53 chromosome A2, Fcat_Pben_1.1_paternal_pri, whole genome shotgun sequence. Protein-coding genes within it:
- the LOC122488278 gene encoding uncharacterized protein LOC122488278; this translates as MYLDSQKGNRSRDVTHKEFGVSHTRPQLQMEEKVLQPPQSEMKVNIWEIKPPDFSYKLYTSLRFPEKPSRIIKEKQGREKKVNFPETMLHLPSIRNHPKKAISPEFITTFPHMDSNEVKLMFVKSGKFPNGVYLNPKPHDFRQYQHNLPNFVTTFERDPFGLKFKSRHLSTVRGCQSLKDDKQKNNIERFITYKPHECTWDPQLILPKAPWPIQSASYMRHRRQRDVYSAFMDRVEEKFTQTCKNSYNLHLLAQGSPWLPSEVLGVNISQLQPSGNSGGDCFMLLPSVLQFVLFTSTKAYPVAQGFTVMKGTSSPFSLSTLLPSHTIASWSAFYLQGVGAQRRSGKGKGSNWDKNLRNLILYSPLIGTKLQHLTISSPPHYFLQVDPRPVQTAFLELPYCLLLKDTAVVSAFSEAQQEATHTYLQASSSYRQPPSLFAINGNAENF